A stretch of Telopea speciosissima isolate NSW1024214 ecotype Mountain lineage chromosome 11, Tspe_v1, whole genome shotgun sequence DNA encodes these proteins:
- the LOC122644795 gene encoding ankyrin repeat-containing protein At5g02620-like: MDAAEFLFIWVFHEVEILVYRGQILTEDSNSSAIGSMEMPHRKKMTKQLTGKRETALYVAAEYGYAEVVEMMIKYYDIVSASIKPGMVMMPFTLHPSKGTWVLFKALSELSMTVDLSNTTALHSAAAQGHIEMVNFFLEESSNLATIAKSNGKIPLHSAARNGYLEVLKAFLSKEPEIAGRNDKGQTALHMAVKGLKLELVEELIKTDPSLINMV; encoded by the exons ATGGATGCAGCAGAGTTTCTgtttatctgggttttccatGAAGTAGAGATTCTGGTATATAGAGGTCAAATATTAACAGAAGATAGTAATTCTTCTGCAATTGGGTCAATGGAGATGCCACACAGGaagaaaatgacaaaacaaTTGACTGGGAAAC GAGAAACAGCCCTTTATGTGGCTGCTGAATATGGTTATGCTGAAGTGGTGGAGATGATGATCAAGTACTATGATATTGTATCTGCAAGCATCAAGCCAGGAATGGTTATGATGCCTTTCACATTGCATCCAAGCAAGGGGACCTGG GTTCTGTTTAAAGCCCTATCAGAGCTGTCTATGACTGTTGATCTATCAAATACCACAGCTTTGCATTCAGCTGCAGCACAAGGCCATATTGAGATGGTAAATTTCTTCTTGGAGGAAAGTAGTAACCTAGCCACCATAGCAAAAAGCAATGGGAAAATCCCCCTGCATTCTGCGGCAAGGAATGGGTATTTGGAGGTATTGAAGGCATTTCTAAGCAAAGAACCGGAGATTGCTGGAAGGAATGACAAGGGGCAAACAGCACTCCATATGGCAGTGAAAGGACTCAAACTTGAGCTGGTGGAGGAGCTTATCAAGACAGACCCTTCTTTGATCAACATG gTTTAA